In Solanum stenotomum isolate F172 chromosome 6, ASM1918654v1, whole genome shotgun sequence, one DNA window encodes the following:
- the LOC125866663 gene encoding dihydrolipoyl dehydrogenase 2, chloroplastic-like isoform X2, translating into MMLAHAASAEGISVVEQVSGRDHVLNHLSIPAACFTHPEISMFGLTEPQAREKAEKEGLEISIAKTSFKANTKALAENEGEGLAKLIYRPDNGEILGVHIFGMHAADLIHEASIAIALGTSIQDIKFAVHAHPTLSEVLDELFKSAKLKELEKIQPGN; encoded by the exons ATGATGCTTGCTCATGCAGCCAGTGCTGAGGGAATATCTG TTGTCGAACAAGTCTCGGGAAGAGACCACGTGCTTAACCATTTGAGCATTCCAGCTGCTTGTTTTACTCATCCTGAAATCAGCATGTTTGGGTTGACAGAG CCACAAGCTCGAGAGAAAGCTGAAAAAGAGGGGCTTGAGATAAGCATTGCAAAAACAAGCTTTAAGGCAAACACAAAGGCACTGGCAGAAAATGAAGGGGAAGGACTTGCAAAG TTGATATACAGACCAGACAATGGGGAAATTCTTGGAGTTCATATCTTTGGTATGCATGCTGCTGACCTCATTCATGAAGCGTCCATCGCCATAGCATTGGGAACGTCCATTCAG GATATAAAGTTTGCAGTGCACGCACATCCAACATTGTCTGAAGTCCTTGATGAACTGTTCAAATCTGCTAAG CTAAAGGAATTGGAAAAAATTCAACCAGGTAACTAG
- the LOC125866663 gene encoding dihydrolipoyl dehydrogenase 2, chloroplastic-like isoform X1 produces MMLAHAASAEGISVVEQVSGRDHVLNHLSIPAACFTHPEISMFGLTEPQAREKAEKEGLEISIAKTSFKANTKALAENEGEGLAKLIYRPDNGEILGVHIFGMHAADLIHEASIAIALGTSIQDIKFAVHAHPTLSEVLDELFKSAKVTSHDHHPLSESVAV; encoded by the exons ATGATGCTTGCTCATGCAGCCAGTGCTGAGGGAATATCTG TTGTCGAACAAGTCTCGGGAAGAGACCACGTGCTTAACCATTTGAGCATTCCAGCTGCTTGTTTTACTCATCCTGAAATCAGCATGTTTGGGTTGACAGAG CCACAAGCTCGAGAGAAAGCTGAAAAAGAGGGGCTTGAGATAAGCATTGCAAAAACAAGCTTTAAGGCAAACACAAAGGCACTGGCAGAAAATGAAGGGGAAGGACTTGCAAAG TTGATATACAGACCAGACAATGGGGAAATTCTTGGAGTTCATATCTTTGGTATGCATGCTGCTGACCTCATTCATGAAGCGTCCATCGCCATAGCATTGGGAACGTCCATTCAG GATATAAAGTTTGCAGTGCACGCACATCCAACATTGTCTGAAGTCCTTGATGAACTGTTCAAATCTGCTAAG GTAACTAGTCACGACCATCACCCACTTAGTGAATCAGTTGCTGTCTGA